In a single window of the Arachis hypogaea cultivar Tifrunner chromosome 6, arahy.Tifrunner.gnm2.J5K5, whole genome shotgun sequence genome:
- the LOC112757844 gene encoding pectinesterase inhibitor-like codes for MFSSSLLCSARTVKISDVCSKHPNPYNCNNILNSVPGASLGADLNSLSRYIITSAHVYAFDTITLVHNLTRSINDKQLKQRYQACSMDYDDVLLSLTQAQQSFVNGDYKGMKSNGQTALKDVQDCDWKPGNDQSDLPNKNKYLEDVINIIIVLADFLAGVY; via the coding sequence ATGTTTTCATCATCATTACTATGTTCAGCAAGAACAGTTAAAATCTCTGACGTTTGTTCCAAACACCCAAACCCTTATAACTGTAACAACATCTTGAATTCCGTACCAGGTGCTTCATTAGGTGCTGATCTTAATAGCCTTTCAAGATATATAATAACCTCAGCACATGTTTATGCCTTTGATACCATAACCCTAGTTCATAATCTCACTAGGAGTATTAATGACAAACAATTGAAACAACGTTACCAAGCTTGTTCCATGGACTATGATGATGTCTTGCTTTCTCTAACACAAGCTCAACAATCTTTTGTCAATGGAGATTACAAGGGCATGAAGTCAAATGGTCAAACGGCTTTGAAGGATGTTCAAGACTGTGATTGGAAGCCAGGCAATGATCAATCGGATCTACCTAATAAGAACAAGTATTTGGAAGATGTTATCAATATTATTATAGTTCTTGCTGATTTTCTAGCTGGGGTTTATTAG
- the LOC112755842 gene encoding probable protein phosphatase 2C 59 — protein sequence MGYLNSVLTSSSQVHAAEDSPVSGGGLSQNGKFSYGYASSPGKRSSMEDFYETRIDGVDGEIVGLFGVFDGHGGARAAEYVKQHLFSNLLRHPKFISDTKSAIADAYNHTDSEFLKSENNQNRDAGSTASTAILVGDRLLVANVGDSRAVICRGGNAIAVSRDHKPDQTDERQRIENAGGFVMWAGTWRVGGVLAVSRAFGDRLLKQYVVADPEIQEEKVDSSLEFLILASDGLWDVVSNEEAVAMIKKIDDAEEAAKKLMQEAYQRGSSDNITCVVVRFLTNQGAASGTSSG from the exons atgGGGTACCTCAATTCAGTTTTGACATCTTCAAGTCAGGTTCATGCAGCAGAAGATTCACCCGTGAGTGGTGGAGGACTCAG TCAGAATGGAAAATTCAGCTACGGGTATGCTAGCTCTCCGGGCAAGAGATCTTCGATGGAAGATTTTTATGAGACTAGAATTGATGGTGTGGATGGTGAAATCGTTGGCCTTTTCGGAGTTTTTGATG GTCACGGTGGTGCTCGTGCTGCCGAGTATGTCAAACAACATCTATTTAGTAATTTGCTCAGACATCCAAAATTCATTTCCGACACTAAATCTGCAATAG CTGATGCATATAACCACACAGACTCTGAATTTCTGAAATCAGAAAATAACCAAAACAGAGATGCTGGATCAACTGCTTCCACTGCCATTCTAGTTGGTGACCGTTTGCTCGTTGCTAATGTCGGGGACTCTAGAGCTGTTATATGCAGGGGTGGAAATG CCATAGCTGTTTCCCGAGATCACAAGCCGGACCAAACGGACGAGAGGCAAAGGATTGAAAATGCTGGTGGCTTTGTTATGTGGGCTG GAACCTGGAGAGTTGGTGGCGTTCTTGCCGTTTCTCGTGCTTTCGGTGATAGACTTCTGAAACAGTATGTTGTTGCTGATCCAGAAATCCAG GAAGAAAAAGTTGATAGCTCTCTCGAGTTTCTTATCTTGGCCAGTGACGGGCTATGGGATGTTGTCTCCAACGAG GAAGCTGTTGCAATGATAAAGAAAATAGATGATGCAGAGGAGGCGGCAAAGAAGTTGATGCAAGAAGCATATCAGAGAGGTAGTTCCGACAACATTACTTGTGTTGTGGTTCGTTTCTTGACGAACCAAGGCGCTGCTTCTGGTACTAGCTCCGGCTAA